One Archangium violaceum genomic window, CGGCCAGCCCCCTGCCGCGTGTGGTGTGACCGGGCCTCTCAGGCTCCAACCAGGCGATGAGCCCCCGGGCTGTGTGGTTGAATCCCGCTCTCGCCTGCTTCCACCTGTACAACCCCCCCTCCAACTCCGCGCCTCGGGATGGGCGATTTCCTCCGCCCTCCCCTCCACTTCCTGATCGCGCTCTGCTCCCGCGAGGGATTTATCGACTGCTCTTCAGCCAGCAGCACCCCGTTCTCCGCCTTCGCCTTGTCCCGCGGCTTGCGCGGCCTCGCCGGCACCACCGCGAAGCCGTAGTGTCGCGCCATGTCCGCATAGCTGGGGTTGATGTCCGGCTCGTACCGGTTGGTGCGCGTGACTGCCGCCTTCAGGTTGTCGGGCACCGCCATCTCCGCCACCCCTCCGAAGTACGCGAACGCCCTCTGGTTGCACCCCACCCACGTGCCCACGTCCTCGCTGAAGACGGGCTCCATGTACGTGTAGTTGCTCGCCCCCAGCACCGCCACGTACAGCTTCGCCACCCGCACCTCGCCGCTCAGCGCGTCGTGGACTTGCAGCCCATCACCGCTGAAGTCCATGAAGCACTTCTCCCCGGCCCGGTGTTCCTGGCGCATGGTGACGCTCACGCACTTCGCCCACCGCGCGTAGCGCTCGCAGAACTGGCTGTACTGGTAGCCCTCCGGGTGCTCCTCCCGGTACTCCTGCCACAGCAGCAGCCTGGTGACGCCCTTCTTCCTGAGCTCCGCGTGCACGTGCGCCCAGTCCGGCTCGGGCCGGCTCGCCACCACCTTGCCCTCGTCCGCGAACAACAGCGCCGTGAGCGCCGCGTCGTCATCCAGCTCCGGCGGCAGCGGCCAACTCGTCAGCTTCGCCGCCTGCGCCCGGTACAGGTAACGATTCACCGTGCCCACGCCGATTCCCAGGCTCCGGGCAATCTCCCGCACCGACAGCTTCTGCTCCAACCTCTGCCTCAACAACTCTCTCAGCTTGCGCATGGACAGCCTCTCTGCCGCCATCAAGTCCTCCTTCGGGGGGAGGTCAGAGGCGGCGGCTCGTCCAGCACCGTCAACGCTCCACTGTGTCGCCCATCCCGGTGCCTACCTCCCGGGTGTGTTCCACTTGCCCGGAATCGGTGTTCCACATGGCCGGAATGGGCGTTCCACTTGCTCCGGAATCAGTGTTCCACTTGCCCCGGAATCGGTGTTCCACATGGTCCGGTGCACGCACCTCACCCAGGTGGAGGCGCTCCAGCACTCCCTGCGCCGCTACCGCACCCTCGTCGTCATGCAGGCGGAGTGGGCGCGTGTCGCGCCTCCCTCCGAGCACTCCCCCAGCTGAACCCCACTCCGGCCAGCCCTCGCCGGACGTGCGCGCCCACCGCTCACGTCCGGCGAGGGCCCCATCAACGAGTGTGATGCGCGCCCGTGCGTCCTCGCTGATGCCCATCAACCAGCCGGTCCAAATCTCCATCAACAAGTGTGCGCGGCAACACTGGTGGACGGGTACAAGGGCTACGACAAGCTCTTCACTCGCGAGGGAGCCACCGCGGTGGAGGTGGGGTGCTGGAGCCATGCCCGGCGCTACTTCGTGGAGGCATTGGAAGCCGGTGACACACGGGCGGCGCTGCCGCTCTCCCTCATTGGCCAGCTCTTCGAGGTGGAGCGCGAAGCCAGCGCGTCCCAGGTGGACGACGCCGAGCGGCTGCGCAGGCGCGACACGCTCTCGCGTCCCATTACCGAGCAACTGGGGCGCTGGGTGGCCGACACCTACAACGCGGAGCCACCGAAAAGCCGGCTGGCCCGGGCGTGCCGCTATGCCCTCAACCAGTGGACGGCGCTGCTGCGCTTCTTGGAAGAAGCACGCCTGCCCCTGCACAACAACGCTTCGGAGCTGCGGCTGCGGGAGATTGCCGTCGGCAGGAAGAACTACCTGTTCGCCGGCAGTGACGCGGGCGCCGAGCGCGCCGCGTGCGTGTACACGCTGGTGGCCACCTGCGTGCTGGCGGGCGTGGACCCGCAGGCGTACCTGACCGACGTGCTGGAGAAGCTCTCCCGGGGCTGGCCGCGGCGCCGGCTCGAGGAACTGCTGCCGCCCATGTGGAAGGCGTCGCGCGAAGCCGCCGCTCAGGCTCCCTCTGTCTCGCCCGCGACCACCTGAGCGCCGCCCCTCCCTCTCGAACCAGGCCGCGCGCCCCTACCACATCTCCGCCTCCACGCTGCACCGCTCCGCCGAGCGGATACCGTAGGCCAGAATGCCGTCCTTGTGCCGCCTGACTATCTTCGCCAGCTTCGCGAAGGGGGCGAGCCCGGAGTGGCTGGCCCATCCCAGCAGCCGCGTCACCTCCTCGGCGCTGAGCACCACCGGCAGCCTCGCCGGGTCCGAGGGCCACGACAGAAACGACACCACTTCCGGCCGTCCCAGGGTCCGGGCGTAGAGGAACTTCAGCCCCGCCATGTGCTGGCGCAACCGCTAGGACTTCAGCTGCTTGTGCTCGACCAGGTAGCGGATGTACGCCCTCACCTCGTCCTGCCCCATTCTCGCGGGGGAGCGTCCGAAGTGCCGGGCGAAGTCGGCCGCCGCCGACAGGTACACCTTCTTCGTCACCGCCGCGTAGCCACCGAGCTCGAGGTCCTGCTGCATCTTGTCGCGCAATGCGCCCATGGTGTCCTCCATGCGGCGCTCCACTGCGCCGCACGGGGCACACTGCGGCAGCCCTACTCCGTCCGTCACGTCGCGCGACCTACCTACAGGATTTTCCTCGGCGGGTGGCCCTCTGCCTCAGGCTCCTCCTCGGTCTCTCCTCGACTCCGCCCGTCACGTCCTCTCTCGGTGGGCGTGCGGCCCGTCGTTTCCCCCGCCGCGCAGCGGCTTCGTTCAACAGTGTGTGGCTCTCCTCTTCGGAGCGACGGCTACTTCTTCTTCCGGTTCTTCTTCTTGTTTTCCTTCTCGCGCTTGCGGCGCTCCTTGATGGCGTCCTTGTTCTCGGTCTTGCCGCCCGCGG contains:
- the istA gene encoding IS21 family transposase, with amino-acid sequence MAAERLSMRKLRELLRQRLEQKLSVREIARSLGIGVGTVNRYLYRAQAAKLTSWPLPPELDDDAALTALLFADEGKVVASRPEPDWAHVHAELRKKGVTRLLLWQEYREEHPEGYQYSQFCERYARWAKCVSVTMRQEHRAGEKCFMDFSGDGLQVHDALSGEVRVAKLYVAVLGASNYTYMEPVFSEDVGTWVGCNQRAFAYFGGVAEMAVPDNLKAAVTRTNRYEPDINPSYADMARHYGFAVVPARPRKPRDKAKAENGVLLAEEQSINPSREQSAIRKWRGGRRKSPIPRRGVGGGVVQVEAGESGIQPHSPGAHRLVGA
- the tnpC gene encoding IS66 family transposase, whose translation is MDGYKGYDKLFTREGATAVEVGCWSHARRYFVEALEAGDTRAALPLSLIGQLFEVEREASASQVDDAERLRRRDTLSRPITEQLGRWVADTYNAEPPKSRLARACRYALNQWTALLRFLEEARLPLHNNASELRLREIAVGRKNYLFAGSDAGAERAACVYTLVATCVLAGVDPQAYLTDVLEKLSRGWPRRRLEELLPPMWKASREAAAQAPSVSPATT
- a CDS encoding phage integrase N-terminal SAM-like domain-containing protein; protein product: MEDTMGALRDKMQQDLELGGYAAVTKKVYLSAAADFARHFGRSPARMGQDEVRAYIRYLVEHKQLKS